The nucleotide window CAATCAGAAAGAAGATGGCTATCCTGCCGTTGAGGGTGAGGCTGATGACTTTGAACAGCATTGTCTGGCACAGCGCGCAGACAAAGGCGAGCCCATATCGAACAAAGTAGAACTCGGCAACCTGGAGGTGCGTCAGCTCAGATCACGCGCCCTTCACGATGTCAACTTGGCTCACCTTGCTGGACTGCGGGAGCAGCCGGCGCgcgttgccgacgacggcatggaGAGCTATGTACAGCCAGCTGCGGATAGCAAACTCGGGCGAGTACTCCCACGTCTGCAGGCCGTAGCCGTGGGACAGATAGTGGGCGGGCTCCCAATAATTGAACGTCTCATCGCAGTCCTGAATTGGCGCGAacagggcggcgaccatgCCCGCCACCAGGAAGATGTAGAAGGCCGTAATGGGCTCGATGGGATGGGGGCCCTTGCGCCTGGTCGGCAGGTTagcagctgcggcagccaCAAACACTCCTGGGAGGGAGCGCAAAACACTGGGACTCGGAACTCACTTTTTCTTGGCATGAGAGGAGGCCGGGTGCTCAAATTGAGCAGGCTGCGCTTTGGGAGGCATGGTGAGTGCTTCACTGCGCGGCCAGCACAGGTCGTTTGCCGGTGCCGAAATGTGTCGTCATGAGCGAGAGAGCTTAGGGAGCACCCCTGCCTGTCCTGGTCGCGCTCGGTGAGGCTCGGTCAAGGTAGCGCCAGACGCGGACTGGGGACCCACCTGTCCGCTCACCTTGATTTTTCTTGACAGGACCCCGAAGAAGGTTCTGCCTGGCACATTTAAGTtgcgcctctgccgcctcAGTCCTCCATTCCTTTTGCAATCGCTGCAATCCCATCCGCGGCATTTTGCGTACGCCTCTAAAAAAGCGACTCTTCTCTCACGTATGCAGAACTTTACTCCTGCCCGACAGATCCCGACAAAGGCGTCAAGCAAGACgtgagcgccgcctcgcgctgtCAGTCTGCCTCATTTCTCCTCCAGTGCAGTCGGGACTTTTTCCACTTCGCGCGACCGATCTACACAACGCGCACCGCCGCAATGTCCGGCTTTCACATTCCCGGTCTCGGGCAGGCTAAGCCTAACGAATCCCTGCCGCctgttgccgccgatgccatgagtgcgaccgccgccgccgccagtgctGCATCAGAGGAGCacatggccgacgtcgaACCTTTGACCACGGAACCTCCAGCACCAGCCACGGAGCCTGCACCAAGCTCCGTACATGAAACTGGCGTGCCGGTCGAATCGCAAGGCGTAACACTAGACCATGCCACGACTGAAGACTCAATGGCGGTTGACAAGGCGGAGAGTCCGTCATTAACATCTGCGCTAGAGGCAGCTAttggcgggctcggcgaAACGACATCCGAAATCACGACAACGAccacggcgccatcggcattGGAGGCCGCCATTAGTGAACTGGGCGAGACGACATGCGAAACGGCAATGTCGACTACTGCGCAGTCACAACCACTGCCGCAAGAGCCATCAGGCACTACAGAGCTACAaaacgacgagggcgagaaCCCTGAATGGGAAGTCGACTCTTCGCCATACGAGTCCTCGACCGATTCAAGCAGTTCAGACTCCTCCGATGAAGGGGGCTACGAActccttggcctcgaagAAACCGCACGCCTGCTCATGGACGCGGAGGCTGGGgggtccgacgacgagggcgaacGCGGACGGCCAGGTAACGCCAATCAGCTACGCACGAAAAATGAGCTCGCGGAAGAGGCAATTCCCCGGCCTGATGTTACCATAACCACGGACATGAGGATTGAGGAACTAGGTTCGGTGGAGCACATTGTCGAAAACATTATGCTCATCAAGGCCTTCACTCCAGGCGAATACCAAGTCCTCGACACTGGCTCCGTGCTCTGCAACGCGGAACGCGTCGTCATTGGTGCTGTCGCCGAGACCATTGGCAAGGTTCTTCAGCCCATGTATACGGTGCGCTTCAACTCAAAAGACGAGATCAAGGAGCTAGGAGTTGAGTTGGGTGCCAAGATTTTCTATCCCGTCGATCACGCATCGTTCGTCTTCACCGAACCGCTAAAGAACACGAAGGGCTCGGACGCGAGTAACATTCATGATGAGGAggtgggcgacgatgagatGGAATTCTCTGACGACGAAAAGGAAGCCGAATATAAGCGCTCCATCAAGCAAAGAAAGAACAAGAACAAGGCTGGTGCCGgaggcgatggaggcgcgCGGGGCGGCTTCAGAGGGGCTCATCCGCTGCGACAGGAGGTCAGCGCGTCCTCTGACACGCTCAACtacgatgatgatgatgggccgTACAAGCCGTTGACACGGCCACCGGGTTTCGGCGCTGGAGGTCCCTCGAGCGAGCCGGTCGAGCTACCGCCTCGGCCCGGTCTCCACCGcggtggccggcgcggcgaccTCCGTGGCAGAGGCGGCAGGGGAAGAGGTGGGcctggacgcggcggacggggagGCGGGAACAACCAGGCGAGGGATGGCTACTCCCAGGCGCCTCAGGGATACGGGCAGTATCCCCAACATGCGCAACAACCACAGCAGCAACCCGCATGGAGACCTGTTTCACCTCAACCTGGTCATCAGTCacaggcggcgccgtctaTGCCGGCCTTTGGCTTCCAGTTTCCAGGCTGGCCACAACCCCAAGGCCAGCAAGGGGTTCCTGCCCCTGGTAcactgccgccaccgccaccgccaccgcctccagGCTGGCCTGGTCAACAAcaaccgcagcagcagcagcagcagcaggctggAGGCGGTGCTTTTGTTAACCCAGCTCTGCTCGCTGCCCTAATGAGCCAGATGCAGGCGCAAGGGGGTGGTCAGCAATGGGGCGGGCAATACCAGCATCCGCCTCCGTCTTAGCCGGATCAATAGAggactacgaagtacagcgGTTGATACCATCCTGCAGGCACAGTGTAAGCACGAGAGGCTCTTTAAATGGCCCACGCCAGACTTGCCATGATGGATAGTCTGCCTCAAGGCAATAGAAGACTCTAACCCGAGTTAGGGCAATAAGTTTGAATGACAACTCATCTATGATGAGCTTCTAAAGTCTTGGGAAGGAAAGAGGAGATCTTAGACAAGGCAGTGTACACATGCTCAAAGAGAACATGCCGCAACCTACCGTCAATGAGTTGGTTAATAATCCAACAATATCGTCAAAGCTCATGCCGCGAGAGAGACAGAACATTCCCCGAAAGACTCGCAGTGAA belongs to Purpureocillium takamizusanense chromosome 1, complete sequence and includes:
- a CDS encoding uncharacterized protein (COG:S~EggNog:ENOG503NY8R~BUSCO:EOG09263G4R) gives rise to the protein MSGFHIPGLGQAKPNESLPPVAADAMSATAAAASAASEEHMADVEPLTTEPPAPATEPAPSSVHETGVPVESQGVTLDHATTEDSMAVDKAESPSLTSALEAAIGGLGETTSEITTTTTAPSALEAAISELGETTCETAMSTTAQSQPLPQEPSGTTELQNDEGENPEWEVDSSPYESSTDSSSSDSSDEGGYELLGLEETARLLMDAEAGGSDDEGERGRPGNANQLRTKNELAEEAIPRPDVTITTDMRIEELGSVEHIVENIMLIKAFTPGEYQVLDTGSVLCNAERVVIGAVAETIGKVLQPMYTVRFNSKDEIKELGVELGAKIFYPVDHASFVFTEPLKNTKGSDASNIHDEEVGDDEMEFSDDEKEAEYKRSIKQRKNKNKAGAGGDGGARGGFRGAHPLRQEVSASSDTLNYDDDDGPYKPLTRPPGFGAGGPSSEPVELPPRPGLHRGGRRGDLRGRGGRGRGGPGRGGRGGGNNQARDGYSQAPQGYGQYPQHAQQPQQQPAWRPVSPQPGHQSQAAPSMPAFGFQFPGWPQPQGQQGVPAPGTLPPPPPPPPPGWPGQQQPQQQQQQQAGGGAFVNPALLAALMSQMQAQGGGQQWGGQYQHPPPS